One genomic segment of Coffea arabica cultivar ET-39 chromosome 6e, Coffea Arabica ET-39 HiFi, whole genome shotgun sequence includes these proteins:
- the LOC113696588 gene encoding uncharacterized protein, whose translation MEAGSGSNSQCSPGGPFNSEGSASQPQGHRQKTDIAWGYVSEGRNAQGRKTMTCTYCFKVFHGGGIHRMKQHLAGVTGSVTSCPNVDPAVRLAILTCLQENDKKSKEKRGDFGVESPFGQPVHEFVGDEVQEVPPPRIREISMNEAGTSLGKGKRKTTAPTGIHAFFKGGRDSAQPTIKACLQSKDKWQNTDMAIALWFYDACIPINAVNSPFFQKAIDQIASMGHGYKAPSYHSLRVTLLRDAKKDVQLVVDSFRNTWAETGCTIMGDGWKDSRQRPLINFLVYCPKGISFIKSIDASDIVTNAENLCNLFVEIVEMVGSKNVVHLVTDNASNYKVAGTLLNERYPTICWSPCAAHCINLILKDIGEMGTVKSLVALAATVTVFVYNHKYVRNWLRKTNGWREIIRPGETRFATTFIALKSLHDHKDSLQALVTSGDYKKFLKMNKGKEVKQIVLDDRFWNNCLITVRIMGPIIRLLRVCDTDERPSLGYVYEGMFRAITGIKKLFRSSERLYKPYIDIINDRWDRMLRKNLHATAYFLNPAFQYDTATFSTHPEITNGLLDYIESKVDWCSVENLTREIGMYREREGSFGRKLAILTSKKDRPENWWKLFGCDAPNLQKLAIRVLSQTASSSGCERNWSVFERIHTKKRNRLEHQRLNDLVYVHYNLRLQYRHNQQKRSYDPVDYESIDKTEFWVVEEEQEGEFDYEELEEELEELPIHGQCSNSEQLEG comes from the exons ATGGAGGCTGGTAGCGGTAGTAACTCACAATGTTCACCGGGGGGACCATTCAATAGTGAGGGATCTGCAAGTCAGCCCCAAGGTCATAGGCAAAAGACAGATATAGCATGGGGATATGTTTCTGAGGGCAGAAatgcacaaggaagaaaaaccatGACATGCACTTATTGTTTTAAAGTGTTTCATGGGGGTGGCATCCACCGAATGAAGCAACACTTGGCAGGAGTAACGGGCAGTGTTACTTCATGTCCAAATGTTGATCCGGCAGTGAGGCTTGCAATATTAACATGTTTGCAAGAGAATGATAAAAAAtctaaagaaaaaagaggagatTTTGGGGTTGAAAGTCCTTTTGGTCAACCAGTGCACGAATTTGTCGGTGATGAAGTGCAAGAGGTTCCACCTCCTCGAATAAGGGAAATTTCAATGAATGAGGCTGGTACATCATTAGgtaaaggaaagagaaaaaccaCTGCCCCTACAGGTATTCATGCTTTCTTTAAGGGTGGACGTGATAGTGCTCAACCTACTATCAAAGCTTGTTTGCAAAGTAAGGATAAATGGCAAAATACTGATATGGCCATTGCTCTTTGGTTCTATGATGCATGTATTCCCATTAATGCTGTTAAttctccattttttcaaaaagctATCGATCAAATTGCATCAATGGGTCATGGTTATAAAGCTCCATCTTATCATTCTTTGCGAGTCACTTTGTTGCGAGATGCTAAGAAAGATGTGCAGTTAGTTGTTGATTCATTTCGAAATACTTGGGCTGAAACTGGATGCACTATAATGGGTGATGGATGGAAAGATAGTAGACAAAGACCATTGattaattttctggtttattgTCCTAAGGGTATATCTTTTATCAAGTCTATAGATGCATCGGACATTGTGACAAATGCAGAAAATTTGTGCAATCTGTTTGTTGAAATTGTTGAAATGGTTGGTTCAAAAAATGTGGTGCATTTAGTCACTGATAATGCTAGCAATTATAAGGTTGCTGGAACtttattaaatgaaagataTCCAACTATTTGCTGGTCTCCATGTGCTGCCCATTGTATCAATTTGATTTTGAAGGATATTGGTGAAATGGGTACTGTTAAATCTCTAGTGGCTCTTGCTGCTACAGTAACTGTTTTTGTGTATAATCATAAATATGTTCGAAATTGGCTGAGAAAAACTAATGGGTGGAGGGAGATTATTCGTCCGGGGGAGACTCGATTTGCCACCACTTTTATTGCACTAAAGAGCTTACATGATCACAAAGACAGCTTACAAGCTTTAGTCACTAGCGGGGATTACAAAAAGTTCTTGAAAATGAACAAAGGAAAAGAGGTCAAACAAATTGTTTTGGATGATAGATTTTGGAATAATTGTTTGATTACGGTGAGAATAATGGGTCCTATTATTCGGTTGTTGAGAGTTTGTGACACTGATGAAAGGCCTTCTTTGGGGTATGTGTATGAAGGTATGTTTAGAGCAATTACTGGAATCAAGAAGTTGTTCAGGAGTAGTGAAAGACTATATAAGCCTTACATTGATATCATCAATGACCGATGGGATAGGATGTTGAGGAAAAATTTGCATGCTACGGCATATTTTTTAAATCCCGCTTTTCAATATGACACTGCCACATTCTCTACACATCCAGAAATTACAAATGGTTTGTTGGATTACATAGAATCAAAGGTGGATTGGTGTAGTGTGGAAAATTTAACAAGAGAAATTGGAATGTATCGAGAGCGGGAGGGAAGTTTTGGCAGAAAACTTGCTATTCTTACTAGCAAGAAAGATAGACCAg AGAATTGGTGGAAGCTCTTTGGTTGTGATGCTCCCAACTTACAAAAACTTGCAATTCGGGTTTTGAGTCAAACAGCTTCTTCTTCAGGATGTGAGCGTAATTGGAGTGTTTTTGAACGTATTCATACTAAGAAAAGGAATAGGTTGGAGCATCAAAGGCTCAATGATCTTGTATATGTGCATTACAATTTGCGTTTGCAGTATAG GCATAATCAGCAAAAGAGATCGTATGATCCCGTTGATTATGAGTCAATTGATAAAACAGAATTTTGGGTGGTTGAAGAAGAACAAGAAGGGGAGTTTGACTATGAGGAGTTAGAGGAAGAGCTTGAAGAACTTCCAATTCATGGTCAATGTTCAAATTCTGAACAACTTGAAGGTTAG